The Thermoclostridium stercorarium subsp. stercorarium DSM 8532 genome contains a region encoding:
- a CDS encoding ABC transporter permease, giving the protein MEKMKNPFSFQLDVSDFLPADDAEKQSLVVMRESVSFWKDGFRRLRKNKLAMVSLVVIILIMIFAFIVPYFYPYSYEQQIRGSENLGIMEYSDAEMERIEAGEKVFPHILGTDSLGRDLMIRIMVGSRISLLVGIVASAIILVIGSVYGAIAGYFGGKIDMIMMRTVDIIYTVPDILVIILLSVTLKYPLKELSDNVKGFGWINTVGIGLISIFVVFSLLYWVGMARIVRSQVLMLKEQEFVVAAKALGASGSRIIRKHLLTNSIGTLIVTTTLQIPSSIFTESFLSFLGLGVFAPMPSLGSLASQAIGGITSYPHRLLAPAIMISLIILSFNLLGDGLRDAFDPKLKNQEG; this is encoded by the coding sequence ATGGAGAAAATGAAAAATCCTTTCAGTTTTCAACTTGATGTTTCTGATTTTCTGCCTGCGGACGATGCGGAAAAACAGAGCCTTGTTGTTATGCGGGAAAGTGTGAGCTTCTGGAAAGACGGTTTCAGAAGGCTTAGAAAAAACAAACTGGCGATGGTATCGCTTGTTGTTATTATACTGATAATGATTTTTGCGTTTATTGTTCCGTACTTTTACCCGTATTCCTACGAACAGCAGATACGGGGAAGTGAAAACCTGGGCATTATGGAATATTCCGATGCTGAAATGGAGCGGATTGAAGCGGGGGAAAAAGTATTTCCGCATATTCTTGGCACCGACAGCCTTGGCCGTGACCTGATGATTAGAATTATGGTCGGGAGCAGAATATCGCTGCTGGTCGGAATTGTGGCAAGCGCGATAATTCTGGTAATAGGTTCGGTTTACGGCGCCATAGCCGGTTATTTCGGCGGCAAAATCGACATGATTATGATGAGAACGGTGGACATTATTTATACCGTCCCTGATATTCTCGTTATAATACTGCTTTCTGTAACGCTGAAATACCCCCTGAAGGAACTTTCGGACAATGTTAAGGGTTTTGGGTGGATAAATACCGTCGGAATTGGACTTATAAGCATATTTGTCGTGTTTTCGCTGCTGTACTGGGTTGGAATGGCAAGGATTGTAAGAAGCCAGGTACTTATGCTGAAAGAACAGGAATTTGTGGTGGCTGCAAAGGCGTTGGGGGCTTCGGGCAGCAGAATTATAAGAAAGCATCTTTTGACAAACAGCATTGGGACGCTTATTGTGACAACCACATTACAGATACCGTCTTCGATATTTACGGAGAGTTTCTTAAGCTTTCTGGGGCTGGGAGTATTTGCGCCGATGCCGAGCCTTGGCTCTCTTGCGTCCCAGGCAATAGGCGGTATTACCTCATATCCCCACCGGTTACTGGCGCCCGCAATAATGATAAGCCTTATTATCCTGTCCTTCAATCTTTTGGGAGACGGACTCAGGGACGCTTTTGATCCTAAACTCAAGAATCAGGAGGGGTAA